In a single window of the Nicotiana tomentosiformis chromosome 8, ASM39032v3, whole genome shotgun sequence genome:
- the LOC138897353 gene encoding uncharacterized protein: MESREEGSPPARWGEFTYAFMDHFLPAKTKATRAAKFESLKQGSMNVWEYHIEFERLSKYAIHMLPIMEARVRRFVQGLSPLVITEATTASLNSDMNYGKMVALAQATETHKLRNRMEREGSNKARSAGNLGGSSGGGKSTFRGGSSGPSESFAQSSASVPPLGPSQQ, translated from the coding sequence atggaatcccgtgaggaggggagccctccggcaaggtggggtgaaTTCAcatatgcctttatggatcatttcttgcctgccaaaaCTAAGGCAACCCGTGCCGCtaagtttgaaagcctgaagcagggtagtatgaatgtgtgggagtaccatatagaGTTTGAGCGCCTGTCcaaatatgctattcacatgttgcccattatggaggctagagtgcgccggtttgtgcagggacTTAGTCCTTTGGTAATTACTGAGGCCACTACAGcttccttgaattctgatatgaactatgggaagatggtggcattagctcaagccacagagactcACAAATTgaggaacagaatggagcgagagggtagcaataaggcccggtctgcgggcaacttgggtggttcttctggtggtggcaagtcaacattcaggggagggtcgtcagggccatctgagtcctttgctcagtcttcggctagtgtaCCGCCATTagggcccagtcagcagtag
- the LOC104109443 gene encoding V-type proton ATPase subunit D-like, which yields MSGQSQRLNVVPTVTMLGVIKARLVGATRGHALLKKKSDALTVQFRQILKDIVSTKESMGDVMKTSSFALTEAKYAAGENIKHVVLENVQNATIKVRSRQDNIAGVKLPKFEHFSEGETKNDLTGLARGGQQVQACRAAYVKSIELLVELASLQTSFLTLDEAIKTTNRRVNALENVVKPRLENTVLYIKGELDELEREDFFRLKKIQGYKKREVERQMLASKQYAEEKAAEEISLKRGISLGTAHNLLSHASQKDEDIIF from the coding sequence ATGTCCGGGCAAAGCCAGCGTTTGAATGTCGTTCCTACAGTTACAATGCTTGGTGTGATCAAAGCTCGCCTTGTTGGTGCTACAAGAGGCCATGCTCTGCTCAAGAAGAAGAGTGATGCTTTGACTGTGCAGTTCCGTCAGATTCTAAAGGACATCGTGTCAACGAAGGAATCAATGGGAGATGTCATGAAAACTTCCTCCTTCGCTCTGACAGAGGCAAAATATGCTGCTGGCGAGAACATTAAGCATGTTGTCCTTGAAAATGTCCAGAATGCAACCATTAAAGTTCGATCCCGCCAAGACAATATTGCGGGTGTAAAGCTCCCTAAATTCGAGCATTTCTCTGAAGGAGAGACAAAGAATGACCTGACTGGATTAGCTAGAGGGGGGCAACAGGTGCAAGCTTGCCGTGCTGCTTACGTGAAATCTATTGAGTTGCTTGTTGAGCTTGCCTCTCTACAGACATCATTCTTGACTCTTGATGAGGCGATCAAGACCACAAATCGGAGGGTTAATGCATTGGAGAATGTTGTGAAGCCACGGTTGGAGAACACAGTGCTTTACATCAAAGGGGAACTTGATGAACTGGAAAGGGAAGATTTCTTTCGTCTGAAGAAGATACAAGGTTACAAGAAGAGGGAGGTAGAGAGACAGATGCTGGCTTCCAAGCAATATGCAGAGGAGAAGGCTGCAGAAGAAATTTCCTTGAAGAGAGGTATTTCGCTAGGTACAGCCCATAACTTGCTATCCCATGCTTCACAGAAAGACGAGGACATTATTTTCTGA